The Euphorbia lathyris chromosome 3, ddEupLath1.1, whole genome shotgun sequence genome contains a region encoding:
- the LOC136222662 gene encoding methyl-CpG-binding domain-containing protein 7 isoform X3: MVGLSKKSDVTTSNMQALLIEIGLDTYIEPGTGKRFRSLISVKRYIAERKLHAATLKPHQMAILPCNFKRNPSFRLPSGWDVEEKPRNNINYAGTVDRTYIEPGTGKRFRSLISVERYIAEGKLRAATLKPHQLYLTDGKQLTTMAGASSPGDHSMAILPCNFKRNSSFRLPSGWDVEEKPRNNINYAGTVDRTYIEPGTRKRFRSLISVERHIAEGNLHAATPKPHHLYLTDGKQPTTMAGASSLGDHSMEILPCNFKRNSSFRLPSGWDVEEKPRNNINYAGTVDKTYIEPRMAKRFRSLISVERHIAEGKLHAATPKPHQLYLTDEKQRTTMAGASSLEDHSMAILPCNFRRSPSFRMPSRWDVEEKPPNNISYAGTVDRTYIEPGTGKRFRSLISVERHTGEGSRRAATPKPHQLYLTDGKQHTTMAKASTPGDHSPSSSFGCEKASTIRPRKPPANVKWVLSPVGSIWKPFINDSLVPESLKRKWSQAFVHTLYNGL; this comes from the exons ATGGTTGGGTTGTCGAAGAAAAGCGACGTAACAACATCAAATATGCAGGCACTGTTGATAGA GATTGGTCTTGAT ACTTACATTGAGCCAGGGACGGGAAAGCGGTTCCGTTCCTTGATATCTGTTAAGAGGTACATTGCAGAAAGAAAGCTACACGCAGCTACACTGAAACCACACCAG ATGGCAATTCTTCCTTGCAACTTCAAAAGGAACCCATCTTTCAGGCTGCCAAGTGGTTGGGATGTCGAAGAAAAGCCACGTAACAACATCAATTATGCAGGCACTGTTGATAGA ACTTACATTGAGCCAGGGACGGGAAAGCGGTTCCGTTCCTTGATATCTGTTGAGAGGTACATTGCAGAAGGAAAGCTACGCGCAGCTACACTGAAACCACACCAGCTATACCTTACAGATGGGAAACAACTTACAACTATGGCTGGGGCATCAAGTCCAGGAGATCATTCT ATGGCAATTCTTCCTTGCAACTTCAAAAGGAACTCATCTTTCAGGCTGCCAAGTGGTTGGGATGTCGAAGAAAAGCCACGTAACAACATCAATTATGCAGGCACTGTTGATAGA ACTTACATTGAGCCAGGAACGAGAAAGCGGTTCCGTTCCTTGATATCTGTTGAGAGACACATTGCAGAAGGAAACCTACACGCAGCTACACCGAAACCACACCATCTATACCTTACAGATGGGAAACAGCCTACAACTATGGCTGGGGCATCAAGTCTGGGAGATCATTCT ATGGAAATTCTTCCTTGCAACTTCAAAAGGAACTCATCTTTCAGGCTGCCAAGTGGTTGGGATGTCGAAGAAAAGCCACGTAACAATATCAATTATGCAGGCACAGTTGATAAA ACTTACATTGAGCCGCGGATGGCAAAGCGGTTCCGTTCCTTGATATCTGTTGAGAGACACATTGCAGAAGGAAAACTACACGCAGCTACACCGAAACCACACCAGCTATACCTTACAGATGAGAAACAACGTACAACTATGGCTGGGGCATCGAGTCTGGAAGATCATTCT ATGGCAATTCTTCCTTGCAACTTCAGAAGGAGCCCATCTTTCAGGATGCCAAGTCGTTGGGATGTCGAAGAAAAGCCACCTAACAACATCAGTTATGCAGGCACAGTTGATAGA ACATACATTGAGCCAGGGACAGGAAAGCGGTTCCGTTCCTTGATATCTGTTGAGAGGCACACTGGAGAAGGAAGCCGACGTGCAGCTACACCGAAACCACACCAGCTATACCTTACAGATGGCAAACAGCATACAACTATGGCCAAGGCATCAACTCCGGGAGATCACTCT CCTTCGAGCAGCTTTGGATGTGAAAAAGCTTCAACCATACGTCCACGCAAACCACCTGCGAATGTAAAATGGGTTCTTAGTCCTGTGGGAAGTATATGGAAGCCTTTCATTAATGACAGTCTGGTTCCAGAATCTCTAAAGCGGAAATGGTCTCAAGCATTTGTACATACCCTCTACAACGGACTTTAG
- the LOC136222662 gene encoding uncharacterized protein isoform X2 encodes MYEILFQRRNRKRKLQIAAPITSTSTSTSVSKASPSRPFKLPNDWVTELRRRKCDGRLDKYYYEPGTGRQFRSLSSIQKYLSGEKLKRRNRDNMGILPCNYMRNPSLRLPNGWVVEEKRRNNIKYAGTVDRTYIEPGTGKRFRSLISVKRYIAERKLHAATLKPHQMAILPCNFKRNPSFRLPSGWDVEEKPRNNINYAGTVDRTYIEPGTGKRFRSLISVERYIAEGKLRAATLKPHQLYLTDGKQLTTMAGASSPGDHSMAILPCNFKRNSSFRLPSGWDVEEKPRNNINYAGTVDRMEILPCNFKRNSSFRLPSGWDVEEKPRNNINYAGTVDKTYIEPRMAKRFRSLISVERHIAEGKLHAATPKPHQLYLTDEKQRTTMAGASSLEDHSMAILPCNFRRSPSFRMPSRWDVEEKPPNNISYAGTVDRTYIEPGTGKRFRSLISVERHTGEGSRRAATPKPHQLYLTDGKQHTTMAKASTPGDHSPSSSFGCEKASTIRPRKPPANVKWVLSPVGSIWKPFINDSLVPESLKRKWSQAFVHTLYNGL; translated from the exons ATGTATGAAATCCTTTTCCAAAGGCGTAATCGGaaaaggaaattgcagattgcTGCGCCTATCACCTCCACTTCCACTTCCACTTCCGTTTCTAAAGCATCACCATCGCGGCCCTTCAAATTGCCAAATGATTGGGTTACCGAGCTCCGCCGCCGGAAATGTGACGGCCGTTTGGACAAG TATTACTATGAGCCTGGGACTGGAAGGCAGTTCCGTTCCCTTTCGTCTATTCAGAAATATCTAAGTGGAGAGAAACTGAAACGTCGCAATAGAGACAAT ATGGGAATTCTTCCTTGCAACTACATGAGGAACCCATCTCTCAGGCTGCCAAATGGTTGGGTTGTCGAAGAAAAGCGACGTAACAACATCAAATATGCAGGCACTGTTGATAGA ACTTACATTGAGCCAGGGACGGGAAAGCGGTTCCGTTCCTTGATATCTGTTAAGAGGTACATTGCAGAAAGAAAGCTACACGCAGCTACACTGAAACCACACCAG ATGGCAATTCTTCCTTGCAACTTCAAAAGGAACCCATCTTTCAGGCTGCCAAGTGGTTGGGATGTCGAAGAAAAGCCACGTAACAACATCAATTATGCAGGCACTGTTGATAGA ACTTACATTGAGCCAGGGACGGGAAAGCGGTTCCGTTCCTTGATATCTGTTGAGAGGTACATTGCAGAAGGAAAGCTACGCGCAGCTACACTGAAACCACACCAGCTATACCTTACAGATGGGAAACAACTTACAACTATGGCTGGGGCATCAAGTCCAGGAGATCATTCT ATGGCAATTCTTCCTTGCAACTTCAAAAGGAACTCATCTTTCAGGCTGCCAAGTGGTTGGGATGTCGAAGAAAAGCCACGTAACAACATCAATTATGCAGGCACTGTTGATAGA ATGGAAATTCTTCCTTGCAACTTCAAAAGGAACTCATCTTTCAGGCTGCCAAGTGGTTGGGATGTCGAAGAAAAGCCACGTAACAATATCAATTATGCAGGCACAGTTGATAAA ACTTACATTGAGCCGCGGATGGCAAAGCGGTTCCGTTCCTTGATATCTGTTGAGAGACACATTGCAGAAGGAAAACTACACGCAGCTACACCGAAACCACACCAGCTATACCTTACAGATGAGAAACAACGTACAACTATGGCTGGGGCATCGAGTCTGGAAGATCATTCT ATGGCAATTCTTCCTTGCAACTTCAGAAGGAGCCCATCTTTCAGGATGCCAAGTCGTTGGGATGTCGAAGAAAAGCCACCTAACAACATCAGTTATGCAGGCACAGTTGATAGA ACATACATTGAGCCAGGGACAGGAAAGCGGTTCCGTTCCTTGATATCTGTTGAGAGGCACACTGGAGAAGGAAGCCGACGTGCAGCTACACCGAAACCACACCAGCTATACCTTACAGATGGCAAACAGCATACAACTATGGCCAAGGCATCAACTCCGGGAGATCACTCT CCTTCGAGCAGCTTTGGATGTGAAAAAGCTTCAACCATACGTCCACGCAAACCACCTGCGAATGTAAAATGGGTTCTTAGTCCTGTGGGAAGTATATGGAAGCCTTTCATTAATGACAGTCTGGTTCCAGAATCTCTAAAGCGGAAATGGTCTCAAGCATTTGTACATACCCTCTACAACGGACTTTAG
- the LOC136222662 gene encoding uncharacterized protein isoform X1, whose translation MYEILFQRRNRKRKLQIAAPITSTSTSTSVSKASPSRPFKLPNDWVTELRRRKCDGRLDKYYYEPGTGRQFRSLSSIQKYLSGEKLKRRNRDNMGILPCNYMRNPSLRLPNGWVVEEKRRNNIKYAGTVDRTYIEPGTGKRFRSLISVKRYIAERKLHAATLKPHQMAILPCNFKRNPSFRLPSGWDVEEKPRNNINYAGTVDRTYIEPGTGKRFRSLISVERYIAEGKLRAATLKPHQLYLTDGKQLTTMAGASSPGDHSMAILPCNFKRNSSFRLPSGWDVEEKPRNNINYAGTVDRTYIEPGTRKRFRSLISVERHIAEGNLHAATPKPHHLYLTDGKQPTTMAGASSLGDHSMEILPCNFKRNSSFRLPSGWDVEEKPRNNINYAGTVDKTYIEPRMAKRFRSLISVERHIAEGKLHAATPKPHQLYLTDEKQRTTMAGASSLEDHSMAILPCNFRRSPSFRMPSRWDVEEKPPNNISYAGTVDRTYIEPGTGKRFRSLISVERHTGEGSRRAATPKPHQLYLTDGKQHTTMAKASTPGDHSPSSSFGCEKASTIRPRKPPANVKWVLSPVGSIWKPFINDSLVPESLKRKWSQAFVHTLYNGL comes from the exons ATGTATGAAATCCTTTTCCAAAGGCGTAATCGGaaaaggaaattgcagattgcTGCGCCTATCACCTCCACTTCCACTTCCACTTCCGTTTCTAAAGCATCACCATCGCGGCCCTTCAAATTGCCAAATGATTGGGTTACCGAGCTCCGCCGCCGGAAATGTGACGGCCGTTTGGACAAG TATTACTATGAGCCTGGGACTGGAAGGCAGTTCCGTTCCCTTTCGTCTATTCAGAAATATCTAAGTGGAGAGAAACTGAAACGTCGCAATAGAGACAAT ATGGGAATTCTTCCTTGCAACTACATGAGGAACCCATCTCTCAGGCTGCCAAATGGTTGGGTTGTCGAAGAAAAGCGACGTAACAACATCAAATATGCAGGCACTGTTGATAGA ACTTACATTGAGCCAGGGACGGGAAAGCGGTTCCGTTCCTTGATATCTGTTAAGAGGTACATTGCAGAAAGAAAGCTACACGCAGCTACACTGAAACCACACCAG ATGGCAATTCTTCCTTGCAACTTCAAAAGGAACCCATCTTTCAGGCTGCCAAGTGGTTGGGATGTCGAAGAAAAGCCACGTAACAACATCAATTATGCAGGCACTGTTGATAGA ACTTACATTGAGCCAGGGACGGGAAAGCGGTTCCGTTCCTTGATATCTGTTGAGAGGTACATTGCAGAAGGAAAGCTACGCGCAGCTACACTGAAACCACACCAGCTATACCTTACAGATGGGAAACAACTTACAACTATGGCTGGGGCATCAAGTCCAGGAGATCATTCT ATGGCAATTCTTCCTTGCAACTTCAAAAGGAACTCATCTTTCAGGCTGCCAAGTGGTTGGGATGTCGAAGAAAAGCCACGTAACAACATCAATTATGCAGGCACTGTTGATAGA ACTTACATTGAGCCAGGAACGAGAAAGCGGTTCCGTTCCTTGATATCTGTTGAGAGACACATTGCAGAAGGAAACCTACACGCAGCTACACCGAAACCACACCATCTATACCTTACAGATGGGAAACAGCCTACAACTATGGCTGGGGCATCAAGTCTGGGAGATCATTCT ATGGAAATTCTTCCTTGCAACTTCAAAAGGAACTCATCTTTCAGGCTGCCAAGTGGTTGGGATGTCGAAGAAAAGCCACGTAACAATATCAATTATGCAGGCACAGTTGATAAA ACTTACATTGAGCCGCGGATGGCAAAGCGGTTCCGTTCCTTGATATCTGTTGAGAGACACATTGCAGAAGGAAAACTACACGCAGCTACACCGAAACCACACCAGCTATACCTTACAGATGAGAAACAACGTACAACTATGGCTGGGGCATCGAGTCTGGAAGATCATTCT ATGGCAATTCTTCCTTGCAACTTCAGAAGGAGCCCATCTTTCAGGATGCCAAGTCGTTGGGATGTCGAAGAAAAGCCACCTAACAACATCAGTTATGCAGGCACAGTTGATAGA ACATACATTGAGCCAGGGACAGGAAAGCGGTTCCGTTCCTTGATATCTGTTGAGAGGCACACTGGAGAAGGAAGCCGACGTGCAGCTACACCGAAACCACACCAGCTATACCTTACAGATGGCAAACAGCATACAACTATGGCCAAGGCATCAACTCCGGGAGATCACTCT CCTTCGAGCAGCTTTGGATGTGAAAAAGCTTCAACCATACGTCCACGCAAACCACCTGCGAATGTAAAATGGGTTCTTAGTCCTGTGGGAAGTATATGGAAGCCTTTCATTAATGACAGTCTGGTTCCAGAATCTCTAAAGCGGAAATGGTCTCAAGCATTTGTACATACCCTCTACAACGGACTTTAG